Genomic window (Vitis riparia cultivar Riparia Gloire de Montpellier isolate 1030 chromosome 4, EGFV_Vit.rip_1.0, whole genome shotgun sequence):
ATGACCACATTTGCGACTTGTAGGAGGTACGTCGAGAAAATTGGCACGGTTTCAGGAACAGGGACTGCTCTCTACAAATTCAAAGCGTTTAGTGTGGAAGGGAAATTGAACACCACCTCTGCGATCCAGTTCTTAGcttctttatcttctttttcttctttttcttcgccttttggattttttttttttttctaatggcATGATTTGCTAAACTCCTTACATCAAAATGCGAATCACAGTAAGACCCACAGCTGAAATAGAAACAAGGGTACCTATGCAGTATTTTATCACATCATACTTTGCAGCTTCTAACTGAGCCCTTAGTGCATGAATTTCCTGggattaagaaaaagaaaacaacccgaaaaaactttagaaaacaaaaacaaagattgAACCTCATAGATATCCAACTACACTTGTGATACTCACCCGATCTAGTTTGTTAGTGAGGCTAGTAGTTTCTGCATTCTGATTTGTTAACTCATCCCGTATCCTCCTGATGATGAATAGTATGAAATGATACATTCAATAACAAAGATATCTATCTAATTGAAACATAATCCTATCATATTCAAGAAACAATTTATATAGTTTGTTTTCCTTACCCTCTTTCAAGATTTAAATCTAAGCGTTGTCCAGCAGTGACTTTGTCAATTTCATACCTGTGTTACAatgcatgtcattgtcctataaagaagtataaaaaatatatatccttACATCatataaggaaaaaattgtTGCAAAATATCTCTGTGAAACCAGACCTTAGTTCACTGCGCATCTTTTCTATATCACTTTGAAGTTTCTCAGTTTCATGTTGCAAGAGAGAAAAATGATGTCCCTGCATTATTGTTTGTTGAGACAGAGTCAAAATACCTGACATGGAATTGCTACTATAGTTTAAATGAAAAAGCAATTAAGAAAATCtagttttacaaaataaataatgcaaataaaagaaaattgatgatTGTTGACCATGATACACCTAAAAAGTAACTATCCACcgtccattaaaaaaaaaaagagttaaaagGAGTTATCCATAAAATCAAAGTAGATGCATGAGGTGTAAGGTTGTTTGTCGAAACAACATATCAAAAATTAAAGTGGATGCATGAGGTGAAAATTGGTTGTCCACCGAAACAACATATCAATAAAATGTGTCACTAAAGTGAAAGTGCTATGTGGATCAATCACAAGACAAGAAAACCACACACTAAATTATGAAAGCATTTGTGAGAACtaaggataaaataaataaataatttgaggaAATATACAAAAGCTGGGTACTGTTGTTATTTGAAAAGGAACTAGCTTTTTATATCAATGGCTAACAATAAAACTCAGCAGAAAAAACAAGCTGATATCAGCAACTATGTCATCATACATGACTATTTACATatgcatttttaaaagttaatgaAAGATCAAAGATAACTAGATAACTACAAAAACACAGTGGCCACCCTGACTTTGACCACTTTCTGCTCATTAGTGCTTAACCCTGTTGCTTGCTAGTTGCCCAACACTCAATAACCTTGCTTTTTGCTTTAACAAGTTGTTATCAGCAACTGTGCCATGATACATGGCTATATATAagcattttcaaaaattgaggAAGTAGACATGAACACACACAGGCAACCCTGACTTCGACTGCTTTCTACTCACTTGTGCTTAACCCTGTTGCCAGCCGGTTGCCTCACACTAAACAACCTTGCTCTTTTCATTATTGTTGAATGGACAAGAATAACATTAGATCATCACTATGCAGAAAAACTTAAATTGAGGTCTTTTAAGTTAGGGAGCATATGAAAAAGAGTAGTTTTGTAATCTTTTCAATAGTAGATTTTCAAACTGAAAACAAAGCACTTTAATGTGTGGACCTCTATTCCTAATAGGCGGCAGTTGATTACATGAATTATGACACACAACAAGTGCACTACTTTATAAGATCTGTGTAAAAGCATTTGTTATATGCTAAAGGTGCATTCTCTTATCATCAGAAAACAGAATCTTTACTACAGaaagaaactaaatttgaaCAACATCAACACAATTAATCAGTATAATAATGAAGTCAAATACCACTGGTTGTATCTCAATAACACTAAACATTTGTTTCACTACAAATGTAATTACAAATATTGTGACAAAGATGCAAGGTTTATGGAGGTAATTAACATCTTAACGTTTTATCTTACAATGCTATGATATCATCATCAcaaataatcctaaaatttggTTCAACAGGAAATACACTAAAAATGCTATGTGATGATCTGGAACTAAATAATTTCCCTATAACACCAGAAACAATGCTCAAccaatagattttgaaagaggATACAGAATACCATTCCAGAATAGATATACAGTCATGAAAAAGGTTATCACTTGCTAAATAAGCCAGTACCTGAGAGCTTTCAACTTCAGATTTGAATTTGGACAAATTGGATTCTTGAGTCATTTCAATCTGTAGGCAACATGAATGCATGTGAATTAACAATatcagaaaatgaaatttaacattGTAATTATAAAAGCCTAAAGCTGTGGACATGTCTTGTATATAAACATGGAGCATAACAAGCCATGGACCTACAGGCACCCCAGAATCAATAAACCTTACTTTCTGTATTTCGCCCTTAGAAACCAAGGACTGAGCCACATTCTCCAAACTGTCATTCAAGACTTCAGTTATGG
Coding sequences:
- the LOC117912504 gene encoding protein FMP32, mitochondrial-like produces the protein MATFAACRYTGKIGTVSGIGAALYKFKAFSVEGKSNTTSAIQFLASLSSFSSPSGYCRRSDYRPFSQFVKSNFFLVDTLALVRKLEAQGIPSKHAEAITSTITEVLNDSLENVAQSLVSKGEIQKIEMTQESNLSKFKSEVESSQGHHFSLLQHETEKLQSDIEKMRSELRYEIDKVTAGQRLDLNLERGRIRDELTNQNAETTSLTNKLDREIHALRAQLEAAKYDVIKYCIGTLVSISAVGLTVIRILM